The genomic interval ACCGCCGAGAGAATCAATCTTATTGATATATTCTCCGGCCTCTTTTTCTATCTGATCGGTAAGCGACTCGATATAATACGAACCGGCAAGAGGATCTATTGTGTTTGTTACACCGCTTTCGTAAGCCACTACCTGTTGAGTTCTTAAAGCAACTTTAACTGATTCTTCAGTTGGAAGTGCAAGTGCTTCGTCTCTTGAATTTGTATGAAGACTCTGAGTTCCGCCGAGAACCGCGGCAAGCGTCTGTATAGTTACTCGGATAATATTATTGTCAACCTGTTTAGCAGTAAGTGTAGAACCGGCTGTCTGTGTATGGAATCTTAACATCTGGGATTTATCTTTTTTAGCACCGAATCTCTCCTTCATAATTCTGGCCCAGAGTCTTCTTGCCGCCCTGTATTTTGCTACCTCTTCGAGCAGATCATTATGCGCATTGAAGAAGAATGACAACTGTCCGGCGAATTCGTCAACATCCAGTCCGGCTTTTATAGCAGCTTCAACATAAGCAATTCCATCTGCAAGAGTGAAACCGACTTCCTGTGCGGCAGTTGATCCTGCTTCGCGAATATGGTAACCCGAAATTGAAATAGTATTCCACTTAGGCACTTCCTTAGAACAGTATTCAAAAATGTTCGTTATAAGTCTCATAGATGGTTTGGGGGGATAAATGTAAGTGCCCCGTGCAACGTATTCTTTAAGAATATCGTTCTGAATTGTTCCGCTAATCTTATCCTTTGTAACACCCTGCTTTTCGGCAACAGCAATGTACATTGCCAGAAGGACTGACGCCGGTGCATTGATAGTCATTGAAGTTGAAACCTTGTCGAGAGGAATCTGGTTGAACAGAATTTCCATATCTGCGAGAGTATCGATAGCCACGCCGACTTTACCGACTTCACCAAGAGCCATCGGGTCGTCGCTGTCGTATCCTATCTGCGTTGGTAAATCGAAAGCTACTGATAGTCCGCTTTGTCCCTGCGTCAACAAGTAACGGTAACGTTCATTCGATTCTTTAGCAGTTCCGAATCCTGCATATTGACGCATTGTCCAAAACCGTCCTCTGTACATAGTTGGCTGAACACCTCTGGTAAAAGGATACTTGCCCGGGAAACCGAGTTTTTCTTCATAGTTTTCAGAATCGGTTAAGTTTGGAATGTAAAGCGGATCCACTTTAGTAAAGGACTGGGTTGTAAATTCTTTGCTTCTTTCTGGGAATTTAGATACTGTTTTGAGGTAATTCGATTCCTCCCAGTTTTTGTATGCGTTCTGCACCTTCTCTTTTAATTGATCGATGGTCATTCATTTCCCTTTTGAAAAATGATAGTTTATGCAATTAATATGCCTATCAAAGAAGAAGGACAATAAAGATAAAACGGAGAATGCTGTGTGAATTTAATGATTTTATTAAATAAAGAGGGGAAATCTTATATAAATTTATTTATACTTCTCAATAATTGGAATAGAGTTATCTAATATGGAAATTCAGAGTAAAAATTTATTTTTCCGGAACTTGACAAATCCTTCTCTAAAATCTATTTTTAGACCTCGATTTTGTATGTATTTCATATGAAATGAAATTCCGCGGTAGCTCAATGGCAGAGCATGCGGCTGTTAACCGCAGGGTTGTAGGTTCGAGCCCTACCCGCGGAGCTAATGCTCCGTTAAAGGAGAATTAATCGGTTCTTATAAATATTGAAGTAGAAGGTTTTAGGCATTTTGTTCGTTTTTTTGGTTTTTAATTTGATCTTCTTTATATCATTTAGATTTTAACTCCCACATTAGATTTAGTATGAAAACCCAACCTTAATTTTATAGAACCCGTTATGTTTGTTCATTGAATGTTTGAGGATAGGAATAATTCCAATCCTTCACGCATATTGAGAGGACATGCGTGTTAATCATAAGTCCTTTTTATGAACTTGAGCAGTGGACGTTTGTTGATTTATATTAACAAAGCTTTGCAGGTGCTCTGTTCGTCTTTTAAATAATTATTTTTCATTTTATTAGGAGCATCAAAAGATGTCAGAACGAGTAAAAGGAACCGTAAAATGGTTCAACGGCGCAAAAGGTTATGGATTCATTCAACGCAAAGACGGAGATGATGTTTTTGTTCATTTCCAGGCAATTGTTGGTGAAGGATACAAAACCCTTCAGGAAGGTCAGCAGGTTGAATTCACGGTTGCTCAAGGTCAAAAAGGCCCACAAGCTCAGGAAGTAAAAGTTATTCAATAATTTTTACGATTTCAAAATTAAAAACCCCGGCAATAGCCGGGGTTTTTGTTTTTAAAGAGAATCAGATTTGATCAGGTAGCATCCGTGCGAAGGAACTCCGAATAAAATCTTTTCACCCTTGTGCGGGATTTCCTTTTGCCGCCAGACGTCTCTTATCCTTACATTTTCATTTAATCCGGTCCTTAATAAGTCTAATTCGAACTGTTCGGTACTATCACCGAGGTTAAAAATCCCTACCGCTTTATTACCATCCGCAAGTTCTTTAATCCAGACTTGAATATTGCCTTCTTTCAAAACCGGTACTGCCTGTTTTCCAAGAGGGTCCTGATTAACAGATAAGACTTCATCATTTGTAAGCAGATTCATTGTGAAAGGATCAGCCCTCGATAAGTCGCATCCGATCAGCAGTGGTGCAGAGAGTAGAGACCAGAGACTGATATGAGTATACTGCTCGTCTGGTGTTAATTTTGTAGGATGTAAATTCGGGCCCCAGCCAACCCAGCCGACTACAAGCATATCGGGGTCATTCCATTGCCCCGGACCGGCATATTTCGCATTTTCAATCTGATTGAAACCAATCTCACTCATACTCTTCCATGTATCCGTAATATCACCTGTTGTTCGCCAGAGATTACCTCCAACTTCAGCGCCCCATTCCCAGACTTTTCCCATCCCGTACTGGCATAAACTGTAGACAATATCCCGGTTAATTTGCTTTAATGCGTCTCGCATTACAAAGTAAGGTTTTTTTAGTTCGGGGATTGATTTGTCTTTGGCAATCTGATCGTATGAACACCAATCGTATTTAAGATAGTCGATTCCCCAGGAAGCAAATGATTGTGCGTCCTGTAACTCATGCTGATAAGATGCAGTATAACCGCCGCAGGTTAAAGGCCCGGGCGAACTGTAAATCCCGAGTTTCAATCCCATAGCATGGATGCTGTCTGCTAGAGCTTTCATATCAGGAAATTTTTCGTTCGTTAAAATAAAACCGTTTGAATCACGTTTAGGCAATGGAGAGTCGCCTTTTATTTCCCATCCGTCATCAATGTTAATAAATGTCCATCCGTGATTAATTAATTTTTCCTTAAAAACCCTGGCCGATTCCAGAACTTTTTGCTGATCAACTGCAAGTCCCCATACATTCCAGCTGTTCCATCCCATCGGCGGAGTTAATGCAAGTTTTTCTCCAATTATAAATTTAATCTCAGCTCCGGCCGAGCCATATTTATTCGCAACTTCAACATTAATAGTATATTGGCCGGTTTTACGGACTACGCCGTTTATAATTCCTGTATTCTCATCAATAGAAAGTCCTTCAGGCAGATTCGCTGCTTTGAATTTTACCGGTCTTTCTCCGGTTACAGCAACGGTATAAAGAAAGGGTCTACCCGGGGATTGACCGTAGATTTTTGCACCGTTTATTCTGGGGTGCTTTGGGGGAACCGGAGTTAGAATATAAGGTACCTCCTCTGTGAAAGAAAAGATCTCTTTAGTCCCGGTAAATCTAAAATCATATTGAACCTTTACAGGTTTTAAAATATTGCTCAGAGTATAAGAGAAATTTTTATTATCTCCCGGATTCAATTCCACCGGCTCATTTTTCACAAAGAGATTATTTCCGTTAGTCTTATCTACAGCATTAATCTCAAATGTTCCGGCTAACTTTAATCTGTCCGAGATATTTTTAATGTAGAAGTTTTTCGTAATTGAGTCGCCGGAAAATTCGAATTCGGTGGTAGCTGAATTTGTAAAAAGGTATTCAGTTACATTCGTCATACTTACAGAACCATTGCCGGTATAAATTCCGCCCTGACCACCCTGATCGAAAACACGGACCGCGATAATATTAATATTATCCCATAGTATTCGCGGGTCATCTGTTGGCAGGGTATAGCGCCGGTTTTTATCCCAGAGAATTGTTTCGGCATTAAGAAAGGTTGAGTCAATTTTATGATCGGTTTTAACATTAAATCCGTTAATTCCGATTATCTTCCCGTTTAGAAAAGTATGGTCAAAATTATTCACCTTTCCAAGAAAAATCTTCAAACTGTCTTTTAAGTATGCATTCTGTTTTAGCGAAGAGGGAATAAAGACTTTTATTCTGTACCAGGCAAAACCGTCTAACGGATCGTATCCCTGCTCTTCCCATATTTTGTCGATAGAAATATCATTCCAATCAGAATCGGTATAGTTAAGTTTAGAGTATTCGGGATCAGTAAAATTATTACTGTCGCCAACTTTGAATTTCCATCCGTCCTTAAGTCTGATTAACTCTTCCTGCGCGTAATATTGAACCGGAGGGAAAATAAATATGATAAGAAGTGATAAAAGTTTGAGGTTCATAACATCACCTTATAGAATGGCTCAAACAAAATTATCCCTTAATCATTAAACTCCCAAAATAAATTTTAATTGTACCGGGTTTAATAGACCTTATTTCAGTTTATCTGAAAAGACTTTCTTGAATTTTTCTATTTTCGGAGTGATTACAAAACTGCAATAACCCTGATAAGTATTATTCTCATAATAATTCTGGTGATAATCCTCAGCTTTGTAGAATTTTCTAAAGGGACTGATTTCTGTAACGATCGGATCATTCCAGATTCGGGCTTCATCGAGCTTCTGTTTGTATTCCTCAGCAAGTCTTTTCTGATCCTCATTATGATAGAAAATTACCGACCTGTACTGTGTACCGACATCGGCACCCTGTCTATTTAATGTTGTGGGATCGTGAGTCTTCCAGAATATTTCGAGGAGTTCGCTATAGGAAACTAAATTTGGATCAAAATAAATCATGACAACTTCCGCATGACCTGTCAGTCCCGTACATACGGCTTCATAAGTAGGATTCGGTACCGATCCGCCCGAGTAACCGGATTCTACTTTTAAAACACCTTTTACTAATTCAAATACCGCCTCTGTACACCAGAAGCATCCCGAACCGAAAGTTGCAACAGAATATTTTGAAGTATCTATCATTTTTTCCTCATTTAATTCATGAGATAAGTTTTGCCGGCTGATATTACACCCTGTAAATATTAATAATATCAGCAGAATTAAATATTTCATTGTTATCTCTTAAATAATTTCTACTGTAATTGAGAACAAAAAAAATGATTAAAAAATTCACATTACTTTTTAACTGGAATTTCGTAAGTTTAAAACGAACTTATTCTCATCCTCGAAAATTAAACTATTTAAGAAACGGGTTTACTAACGGGGTGGGTATGAAAAAGTATATTTATTTATTTCTGTTAAGTTTCTGTCTATTTCCGTCCTTCTCATCTCCACAGTCTAACACAACAGCTTTTCTTTTCTCATTTGAAAATTCAACTGAAGTTGATATCGATAATATGGAAGGAACTCCGGTTTTTACTACATATGGTATATTAAACGGACCTAAATATTTTGGTGGTCATACCGGTCAATCAGTTTCATATTCTGGCTGGCACCCTGGTGATGCATTAAGATTCGGATTTAATACTTCCGGTGGTCAAAACCTCAGATTTCAGGTATATATGCAATGCTCGAACTATGATGTCGGTAAATTTATGATAAGGGTAAGCAGTGATTTGCAAGACTGGACTGAAATGGAACCGGAATTCATTCCTCCAACTGTATTTGCTCTATATGGCCCTTATATTTTACCGGCTTCTTTTGAGGACGTACCTGAAGTTTATATCGAAATTCTGAAAACAGACTCCGCAAAGAGTTCACTTAATAACCTGCGATTGGATGAAGCGACTCTAATAGGAGATGGACCTCTACCGGTTGAGCTGGTTTCATTCTCAGCAAAGCTTATTGAACACAAAGTAGTGCTCGATTGGTCAACATCAACGGAAGTAAATAATTACGGATTTGAATTGATGAGATCAACAGATGGATGTTGCTGGGACTCGATTACGTTTCTACAAGGCAATGGCAACTCGAACACTATTAGGCATTATAATTATACCGATACGCCTTTTGGGGGACTAAAATTTATTTACAAACTGAAACAGATCGATTTCGACGGAAGACTTAAGTATTACGATCCTGTGGAAGTTACTATGGAAAAGATCTCTCAATTCTCTCTTGAACAGAATTATCCTAATCCGTTTAATCCCGAAACTACAATCCGGTTTTCACTTCCTTTCCAGACAGATGTAAAGGTTATACTGTTCAATCTTTTAGGCGAGTTTGTTGCCGAGATATTGAACGATGACCTGAATGAAGGATATTACGAATACAAATTTAACGGAAGGGGTCTGGCAAGCGGAGTCTACTTTTACCAGCTTCGTGCCGGCAATACCAGACTGACAAAGAAACTGATTATTACTAAATAGTTAAGGAAACCTTAAAAAAAAACAATAAGAATATTCTGAAGGCTTATCTCTAATTTTCTTCAATAAAAAAATTGTTATCTTAATATCGGTCAAATAAAACAGTGAGATAATGAAAAAAGGTATTCTCATTTTCCTATTTGCTTCACTATTATCTGCACAGTCGTTCCATCAGTACGAAAATCAGTCGTTCGGAAGGGAAAAATTAAACGAGGGTTTATCATTCAACTTTCAACAAAGAGACGGTGTACTGTCCGACAAGAAAATCAATGCGCTTAATAAAGCAGTGTTCGGTTTTTTACCCTGGTGGGAGTACAACGCTGGCAATCATCTATTTATCCGTTACGATCTGGTCTCTCATATAGCTATCTTTTCATTTGAAACTGATGGCGAAGGAAATTTGACTGATCCGCCTCTCTGGCCATGGAATGATCTGATCAATTCCGCACATTCAAAAGGTGTTAAAGTAATTATGGCTGTTACTTCTTTTAACGGCGACGATATTCATAGAATTATGACTGATAACGGCATAAGAAGAAAACTTTGTGAAAATATCAGAACTAAAATTATCCTTTATAATCTGGACGGGGTAATCATTGATTTTGAAAACCTGAAAGATGAAGATGACAAAAAATACGCAACAATTTCATTTATGACTGTTCTTAAGGATATTATTCAGAATCAGTACAATCCTGATCTTGAAATTTCATTTGCCACTCCTTCCTACGGTCGGAATGAAAGGGATATTATGGAATGGAATTTCCCGGGACTGGCAGAAAAATGCAACTATCTTTTCGTGATGAATTATGATTACTGGGGAAGCTGGGCAATTACTACCGGGCCCTCCGCGCCTCTTACAGGGCAATATATAAGTGTCACAAATTCGATAACAGAAGAATACAAAAATGTGCCCCGCAATAAAATTATTTTAGGTGTACCTTACTACGGAAATTACTGGAAGACGAGTTCCGGTCAACCTTATGTTTCTGTATTTCCGTTCAGCAGCGACAGTACTAACAATAACTGGCAGAAAATTTTATTGTACAGAG from Melioribacteraceae bacterium carries:
- a CDS encoding methylmalonyl-CoA mutase family protein, whose product is MTIDQLKEKVQNAYKNWEESNYLKTVSKFPERSKEFTTQSFTKVDPLYIPNLTDSENYEEKLGFPGKYPFTRGVQPTMYRGRFWTMRQYAGFGTAKESNERYRYLLTQGQSGLSVAFDLPTQIGYDSDDPMALGEVGKVGVAIDTLADMEILFNQIPLDKVSTSMTINAPASVLLAMYIAVAEKQGVTKDKISGTIQNDILKEYVARGTYIYPPKPSMRLITNIFEYCSKEVPKWNTISISGYHIREAGSTAAQEVGFTLADGIAYVEAAIKAGLDVDEFAGQLSFFFNAHNDLLEEVAKYRAARRLWARIMKERFGAKKDKSQMLRFHTQTAGSTLTAKQVDNNIIRVTIQTLAAVLGGTQSLHTNSRDEALALPTEESVKVALRTQQVVAYESGVTNTIDPLAGSYYIESLTDQIEKEAGEYINKIDSLGGVVNAIEAGYIQMEIQKSAYQFNQELERGERIVVGINKFVEKEEHKGKILKIDEKIQNDQIQFLNKTRSSRNQREVEEKLAALKTAAEGTSNLMPFILDAVKVYASIGEICNTMRNVFGEYKEQVVI
- a CDS encoding cold-shock protein — translated: MSERVKGTVKWFNGAKGYGFIQRKDGDDVFVHFQAIVGEGYKTLQEGQQVEFTVAQGQKGPQAQEVKVIQ
- a CDS encoding putative Ig domain-containing protein — encoded protein: MNLKLLSLLIIFIFPPVQYYAQEELIRLKDGWKFKVGDSNNFTDPEYSKLNYTDSDWNDISIDKIWEEQGYDPLDGFAWYRIKVFIPSSLKQNAYLKDSLKIFLGKVNNFDHTFLNGKIIGINGFNVKTDHKIDSTFLNAETILWDKNRRYTLPTDDPRILWDNINIIAVRVFDQGGQGGIYTGNGSVSMTNVTEYLFTNSATTEFEFSGDSITKNFYIKNISDRLKLAGTFEINAVDKTNGNNLFVKNEPVELNPGDNKNFSYTLSNILKPVKVQYDFRFTGTKEIFSFTEEVPYILTPVPPKHPRINGAKIYGQSPGRPFLYTVAVTGERPVKFKAANLPEGLSIDENTGIINGVVRKTGQYTINVEVANKYGSAGAEIKFIIGEKLALTPPMGWNSWNVWGLAVDQQKVLESARVFKEKLINHGWTFINIDDGWEIKGDSPLPKRDSNGFILTNEKFPDMKALADSIHAMGLKLGIYSSPGPLTCGGYTASYQHELQDAQSFASWGIDYLKYDWCSYDQIAKDKSIPELKKPYFVMRDALKQINRDIVYSLCQYGMGKVWEWGAEVGGNLWRTTGDITDTWKSMSEIGFNQIENAKYAGPGQWNDPDMLVVGWVGWGPNLHPTKLTPDEQYTHISLWSLLSAPLLIGCDLSRADPFTMNLLTNDEVLSVNQDPLGKQAVPVLKEGNIQVWIKELADGNKAVGIFNLGDSTEQFELDLLRTGLNENVRIRDVWRQKEIPHKGEKILFGVPSHGCYLIKSDSL
- the msrA gene encoding peptide-methionine (S)-S-oxide reductase MsrA, giving the protein MKYLILLILLIFTGCNISRQNLSHELNEEKMIDTSKYSVATFGSGCFWCTEAVFELVKGVLKVESGYSGGSVPNPTYEAVCTGLTGHAEVVMIYFDPNLVSYSELLEIFWKTHDPTTLNRQGADVGTQYRSVIFYHNEDQKRLAEEYKQKLDEARIWNDPIVTEISPFRKFYKAEDYHQNYYENNTYQGYCSFVITPKIEKFKKVFSDKLK
- a CDS encoding T9SS type A sorting domain-containing protein, which gives rise to MKKYIYLFLLSFCLFPSFSSPQSNTTAFLFSFENSTEVDIDNMEGTPVFTTYGILNGPKYFGGHTGQSVSYSGWHPGDALRFGFNTSGGQNLRFQVYMQCSNYDVGKFMIRVSSDLQDWTEMEPEFIPPTVFALYGPYILPASFEDVPEVYIEILKTDSAKSSLNNLRLDEATLIGDGPLPVELVSFSAKLIEHKVVLDWSTSTEVNNYGFELMRSTDGCCWDSITFLQGNGNSNTIRHYNYTDTPFGGLKFIYKLKQIDFDGRLKYYDPVEVTMEKISQFSLEQNYPNPFNPETTIRFSLPFQTDVKVILFNLLGEFVAEILNDDLNEGYYEYKFNGRGLASGVYFYQLRAGNTRLTKKLIITK
- a CDS encoding glycosyl hydrolase family 18 protein encodes the protein MKKGILIFLFASLLSAQSFHQYENQSFGREKLNEGLSFNFQQRDGVLSDKKINALNKAVFGFLPWWEYNAGNHLFIRYDLVSHIAIFSFETDGEGNLTDPPLWPWNDLINSAHSKGVKVIMAVTSFNGDDIHRIMTDNGIRRKLCENIRTKIILYNLDGVIIDFENLKDEDDKKYATISFMTVLKDIIQNQYNPDLEISFATPSYGRNERDIMEWNFPGLAEKCNYLFVMNYDYWGSWAITTGPSAPLTGQYISVTNSITEEYKNVPRNKIILGVPYYGNYWKTSSGQPYVSVFPFSSDSTNNNWQKILLYREIMDEYSTYDRMWDEVSSTPWIRWFDNGWHQVWYDDHVSLEMKYDLAIQQNLFGVGIWALGYDGDRDELWNLIEKKFVNNTAVNADEELPAEFVLSQNYPNPFNPETKINFQLSSPGNVRLTITDQLGREVIQLINEYRSPGRYTLTFSAEKLNMASGVYFYSLSLGGTYSVKKMVYMK